A genomic window from Elusimicrobiota bacterium includes:
- a CDS encoding glycosyltransferase family 2 protein, which produces MTPKLSIIIPFYDVRGPLRGLLESLCRSDFADFEVCLCDDGSRDGSLEEARAFADRLDLKWVVHEANLGVTRARNSALALAGAPLLLFLDADVRVAPDVIARLLETRERTQADVLCGIYSGTALDAGFWSGYYALFVHHSFLVADEPAPYNVFNGWCALCRREVMDALAGHRPAAKGVEIENEALGRRIVARGFRLLLDPSAAVDHHWGGPRKILFIFTSRVYWWVKVFFATGGRFEKALTTRGYAAGTLAVPAALAFALAGRPLGSAAALAVFLYAYGPFLSFARRRRGLFYAALCAPASAGLAVVASASACFSAAEELALRLARGRVTLSAEEFS; this is translated from the coding sequence ATGACCCCGAAGCTCTCGATCATCATCCCGTTCTACGACGTCCGCGGCCCGCTGCGGGGGCTCCTCGAATCCCTGTGCCGCTCGGACTTCGCGGATTTCGAGGTGTGCCTGTGCGACGACGGCTCCCGGGACGGGAGCCTGGAGGAGGCGCGCGCCTTCGCGGACCGGCTGGACCTGAAATGGGTCGTCCACGAGGCGAATCTCGGCGTCACCCGCGCGCGCAACAGCGCGCTCGCGCTGGCCGGCGCGCCGCTGCTGCTCTTCCTCGACGCCGACGTCCGCGTCGCGCCGGACGTCATCGCGCGGCTCCTCGAGACCCGGGAACGCACGCAGGCCGACGTGCTCTGCGGGATCTACAGCGGCACGGCCCTGGACGCGGGCTTCTGGTCGGGCTACTACGCGCTGTTCGTCCACCACTCCTTCCTCGTCGCCGACGAGCCCGCGCCCTACAACGTCTTCAACGGCTGGTGCGCCCTGTGCCGCCGCGAGGTCATGGACGCGCTCGCGGGGCACCGGCCCGCGGCCAAGGGCGTGGAGATCGAGAACGAGGCCCTGGGGCGGCGCATCGTCGCGCGCGGCTTCCGGCTGCTGCTCGATCCGAGCGCGGCCGTCGACCACCATTGGGGCGGGCCGCGCAAGATACTCTTCATCTTCACGAGCCGGGTCTATTGGTGGGTGAAGGTCTTCTTCGCGACGGGCGGCCGCTTCGAGAAGGCCTTGACCACGCGGGGCTACGCCGCCGGGACCTTGGCGGTCCCCGCCGCCTTGGCCTTCGCGCTCGCCGGCCGCCCGCTCGGGTCCGCGGCGGCGCTCGCGGTCTTCCTGTACGCCTACGGGCCGTTCCTCTCCTTCGCCCGGCGGCGGCGCGGCCTCTTTTACGCCGCGCTGTGCGCGCCGGCGAGCGCGGGCCTCGCGGTCGTGGCGTCGGCCAGCGCCTGCTTCTCCGCGGCCGAGGAGCTGGCGCTCCGGCTCGCGCGCGGGCGCGTCACGTTGAGCGCGGAGGAGTTCTCGTGA